One Mucilaginibacter ginkgonis genomic region harbors:
- a CDS encoding heavy-metal-associated domain-containing protein: MEHTYKITGMTCAGCQYKVQTLLSGVNGVKSVNVDLPGGEARVEMESHIDTNSFKEALKDYPKYQISDVNVAMPKAVFEPGQEASKTWIKTYKPILLIFGYVLGVSISAGSYSGNFEIMTAMRAFMAGFFLVFSFFKMLNLEGFAESYAMYDVIARKFNAWGYIYAFIELALGFAYAVNYNPLVTNTATILVMGVSIIGVLQSVLNKRAIKCACLGAVFNLPMSTVTIIEDGLMIAMSAAMLAFI, from the coding sequence ATGGAACATACCTATAAAATCACCGGCATGACTTGCGCCGGATGTCAATATAAAGTGCAAACCCTTTTGAGCGGCGTTAACGGCGTAAAATCCGTAAATGTGGATTTGCCTGGCGGTGAAGCACGGGTGGAAATGGAATCGCACATCGATACAAATAGCTTTAAGGAAGCGCTTAAAGATTATCCAAAGTATCAGATCAGCGACGTAAATGTCGCCATGCCAAAGGCGGTGTTCGAGCCCGGGCAAGAAGCATCAAAAACATGGATTAAAACCTACAAACCTATCTTGCTGATTTTTGGCTACGTGCTTGGCGTATCTATAAGCGCCGGAAGCTATAGCGGTAATTTTGAGATCATGACCGCTATGCGGGCTTTCATGGCGGGCTTTTTCCTGGTATTCTCCTTTTTCAAAATGCTGAACCTTGAAGGCTTCGCAGAAAGTTACGCTATGTATGATGTCATTGCCAGAAAATTTAACGCGTGGGGATACATTTATGCATTTATTGAATTGGCTTTGGGTTTTGCTTATGCAGTGAACTATAATCCACTTGTTACCAATACAGCTACCATTTTAGTAATGGGGGTAAGTATCATCGGCGTTCTGCAAAGCGTACTTAACAAGCGGGCCATCAAATGCGCATGCCTGGGAGCGGTGTTTAACCTGCCAATGAGCACCGTAACCATTATTGAAGATGGCCTGATGATAGCCATGAGCGCGGCAATGCTGGCGTTTATATAA
- the murA gene encoding UDP-N-acetylglucosamine 1-carboxyvinyltransferase yields MKNAFVIKGGKPLKGEIIPQGAKNEALQILSAVLLTPEPVTISNIPDIVDVNKLIELLGDMGVIVTRLAPDTYRFEAKDINVDFFSSEEFKAKGGGLRGSIMIVGPLLARFGKAAIPKPGGDKIGRRRLDTHFLGFEKLGARFNYNPENGFYNVDASNLQGTYILLDEASVTGTANVVMAAVLAKGTTTLYNAACEPYLQQLCKMLNRMGAKISGIGSNLLTIEGVEKLGGTEHRMLPDMIEIGSFIGLAAMTGSEITIKDVQYKELGMIPDTFKRLGIKMELRGDDIYIPAQEHYEIETFIDGSSMTIADAPWPGFTPDLLSICLVVATQAKGSVLIHQKMFESRLFFVDKLLDMGAQIILCDPHRAAVIGLDNQVKLRGISMTSPDIRAGVSLLIAALSAQGESTIYNIEQIERGYQHIDERLKALGADITRI; encoded by the coding sequence ATGAAAAACGCATTTGTTATAAAGGGCGGCAAACCGCTTAAAGGCGAGATCATCCCTCAGGGCGCTAAAAATGAGGCCTTGCAGATACTTTCTGCTGTGCTGCTTACGCCGGAACCGGTAACCATCAGTAACATACCAGACATTGTTGACGTTAACAAACTTATAGAACTATTGGGCGATATGGGTGTTATCGTAACCCGCCTTGCACCCGATACTTATCGTTTTGAGGCAAAGGATATCAATGTAGATTTCTTTAGTTCTGAAGAATTTAAGGCCAAGGGTGGTGGTTTACGCGGGTCGATCATGATAGTAGGCCCGCTTCTGGCGCGTTTTGGCAAAGCTGCTATACCGAAACCAGGCGGTGATAAAATTGGCCGTCGCAGGTTAGATACCCACTTTTTAGGATTCGAGAAATTGGGCGCGCGGTTTAACTACAACCCCGAGAACGGCTTTTATAATGTAGATGCCAGCAACTTGCAGGGTACATATATTTTACTTGACGAAGCTTCTGTAACCGGTACTGCTAACGTGGTAATGGCTGCGGTATTGGCTAAGGGTACTACCACTTTATATAACGCCGCCTGCGAGCCCTATCTGCAGCAGCTTTGTAAAATGCTTAACCGCATGGGCGCGAAGATCAGCGGTATTGGATCCAATCTGCTCACCATCGAGGGTGTAGAAAAATTGGGTGGCACAGAGCACCGCATGCTGCCGGATATGATAGAGATAGGGTCTTTCATAGGCCTTGCGGCGATGACAGGTTCCGAGATCACCATCAAAGACGTTCAGTATAAAGAGTTGGGCATGATCCCCGATACGTTTAAGCGTTTGGGCATAAAAATGGAGCTTCGCGGCGACGATATTTATATCCCCGCGCAGGAGCATTACGAGATAGAAACTTTCATAGATGGCTCGAGCATGACCATTGCCGATGCGCCCTGGCCGGGTTTTACCCCCGACTTGCTAAGCATTTGCCTGGTGGTTGCTACCCAGGCCAAAGGGTCGGTATTGATCCACCAGAAAATGTTTGAAAGCCGGTTGTTCTTTGTAGACAAGCTTTTGGATATGGGTGCGCAGATCATTTTGTGCGATCCGCACCGTGCCGCTGTTATCGGGTTAGATAACCAGGTGAAACTGCGTGGTATATCCATGACTTCGCCGGACATCCGCGCCGGGGTATCATTGCTTATCGCGGCCTTATCAGCACAAGGCGAATCGACCATTTATAATATAGAGCAAATAGAACGTGGGTATCAGCACATAGATGAGCGTTTAAAAGCACTCGGTGCCGATATTACAAGAATATGA
- a CDS encoding DUF4290 domain-containing protein, with the protein MVSSYTDMPGDFDYNSTRSKLLLTEYGRNVQNMVKYICELPDKEERNKYAQVVIDLMGFLNPHLRDVADFKHKLWDHLHIISNYKIDVDSPYPAPEPDVLTAKPAPLKYPHQRIKYKHYGKTIELMMDKAKAIDEPARKQHMVQSIANFMKMAYVQWNKDTVADETIIADLKAMSGGELALEENTNLARVEYRAPVTNNARGRNQNNNQRNNNQNNRNQNNNQRNNNNQNNRNRNNGGKKY; encoded by the coding sequence ATGGTATCGTCATATACAGATATGCCGGGCGATTTTGATTATAACTCGACCCGCAGCAAACTTTTACTTACGGAATACGGCCGCAATGTGCAGAACATGGTAAAGTACATTTGCGAACTGCCCGATAAAGAAGAACGTAACAAATATGCCCAGGTGGTAATAGACCTGATGGGCTTTTTAAACCCGCACCTGCGCGATGTGGCCGATTTTAAGCACAAATTGTGGGACCACCTGCACATTATATCTAACTACAAGATAGATGTCGATTCGCCTTACCCCGCGCCTGAGCCGGATGTGCTGACCGCCAAACCCGCACCGCTTAAATATCCGCATCAGCGTATTAAGTACAAGCACTATGGCAAAACAATAGAGTTGATGATGGATAAGGCCAAGGCCATTGATGAACCTGCCCGTAAACAGCACATGGTGCAGTCTATAGCCAACTTTATGAAAATGGCTTATGTGCAATGGAATAAGGACACCGTTGCCGACGAAACCATCATTGCCGATCTGAAAGCCATGTCCGGCGGCGAACTGGCGTTGGAAGAGAACACCAACCTGGCCCGTGTTGAGTACCGTGCTCCGGTAACTAATAATGCCCGTGGCCGCAACCAAAACAATAACCAACGCAATAACAACCAAAACAACCGCAACCAGAATAATAACCAGCGGAACAATAACAATCAGAATAACCGCAACCGTAATAACGGCGGCAAGAAGTACTAA
- a CDS encoding mandelate racemase/muconate lactonizing enzyme family protein, which yields MPQLTITGVDIYRFSIAMEPFTIATGTMDYAQNTFIKVHTSGGLYGVGECSAFPMIVGETQDTCLVMARDFAKLWKGQNALDIQARLQELHNFTAGNSTIKSAFDCALYDVAAKNAGLPLYKFLGGEKREVESDITIGIASPQKMADKAMQFKNSGAKILKVKLGKNAVEDIERIKLIREAVSPEMQIRIDANQGWDFDDAVLALQGMKDFDVAFCEQPMRTWDNDQLPKLMQLSPVKIMADESVYNHHDARVQIETGSCDYINIKMAKSGGILEAKKIHNIAAQHNIPCMMGGMLESRIGLSAQLHFVYSSPNVQFYDMDTCMLGHLEDPCIGGVRYDGYKLLIDDAPGIGADADEAFLRKCEHWYL from the coding sequence ATGCCACAACTAACCATTACCGGGGTCGATATTTATCGTTTCAGCATCGCAATGGAGCCGTTCACCATCGCTACCGGTACCATGGATTATGCCCAAAACACCTTTATCAAGGTACATACCAGCGGGGGACTTTACGGCGTTGGCGAGTGCTCAGCATTCCCGATGATCGTTGGAGAAACGCAGGATACCTGCCTGGTGATGGCGCGCGATTTTGCTAAATTGTGGAAGGGGCAAAATGCTCTGGACATTCAAGCACGATTGCAAGAACTGCACAATTTTACTGCTGGTAACAGCACCATAAAAAGCGCGTTCGACTGTGCGCTCTATGACGTAGCCGCAAAAAACGCGGGATTGCCTTTGTATAAATTCTTAGGTGGCGAAAAGCGCGAGGTGGAAAGTGATATTACCATCGGTATCGCGTCGCCGCAAAAAATGGCCGATAAGGCAATGCAATTCAAAAATAGCGGCGCCAAAATCCTGAAAGTGAAACTTGGAAAGAACGCGGTTGAGGATATAGAACGTATAAAACTGATCCGTGAAGCTGTGAGCCCGGAAATGCAGATACGCATAGATGCTAACCAGGGATGGGATTTTGACGACGCGGTATTGGCCCTGCAGGGTATGAAAGATTTTGATGTGGCTTTTTGTGAGCAGCCCATGCGTACCTGGGATAATGATCAACTGCCTAAACTGATGCAACTGTCTCCGGTAAAGATCATGGCCGACGAAAGCGTCTACAACCATCATGATGCACGCGTGCAAATAGAAACAGGATCTTGCGATTACATCAATATAAAAATGGCTAAGTCGGGCGGAATACTCGAGGCAAAAAAGATCCATAATATAGCCGCGCAGCACAACATTCCTTGTATGATGGGCGGGATGCTGGAAAGCCGCATTGGCCTTAGCGCACAGCTGCACTTTGTTTACAGCAGCCCGAATGTGCAATTTTATGATATGGACACCTGCATGCTGGGCCACCTGGAGGACCCGTGCATAGGCGGTGTAAGATACGATGGATACAAATTACTGATAGATGACGCGCCGGGCATTGGCGCAGACGCAGACGAAGCGTTTTTGCGAAAATGCGAGCATTGGTACTTGTAG
- a CDS encoding gliding motility-associated C-terminal domain-containing protein has product MTTALGCSAQASETINVISTVTAPNTFTPNGDGINDLWQIPHLSDYTNSSLKIYNRLGIIIYESKGYTVPWNGTANGSNVPAGAYYYIIDLKDGSKPVTGEVTIIR; this is encoded by the coding sequence GTGACTACAGCGTTGGGTTGCAGTGCTCAAGCAAGCGAAACTATAAATGTGATCAGCACCGTTACCGCGCCTAATACGTTTACCCCTAACGGCGACGGAATAAATGATCTGTGGCAAATACCGCATTTAAGTGATTACACAAATTCTTCTTTAAAGATCTACAATCGGCTGGGGATTATTATTTACGAATCGAAAGGCTATACCGTTCCCTGGAATGGTACTGCAAATGGAAGTAATGTGCCTGCGGGTGCTTACTACTATATTATCGATCTAAAAGACGGTTCCAAACCTGTTACGGGCGAGGTCACCATTATCCGTTAA
- a CDS encoding NHL repeat-containing protein produces the protein MPLAGLLRAQLLTVLICLYALVSYAQFPALTPKTPPIILKLDDQGKHKVVVDSLAAVYNPTDSVMKFKFKPASFDCSTTGKNTVNVVGFTNGGIEKTNSGALGYKSFGGLVYDQSGNLFSGDSGIGIMRKFEPNGHFSFFAGDGLPDARNGQGRSAGLGISSPGGMVCDSLGNLFFADSQNKLIRKLDKYGTVSTYAGTGQAFVKDGDAQSASFYYPGLLTMDKTGNMYVSEGTYNYIRKISPEGNVTTLRNKEGFIIAMEGSISGLSLDNQGNLYVCARRGPTVQDEVFVKKITPLGEVSIFFDPHTYSSQNNDFTTIYHAQPECTLFLPNGDLIYGGFGELTKVSKNGTATIIAGSRSVGGSVDGRGSAARFTLISYVTRDICGNFIVVDGNYIRKVTIDGLVTTLIGGLNPPVDEGNIGTNSCQVVSADVPVKVQSVPKFINTFSDLTLNDCANLANYTTKANTANNCPDNNVTVTQTPAPNSPVFNNVPVKVTLTATDTTGGTATTSFVVTARYSGSLPGRSVSVSASKTAICAGEPVTFTATLINPDANPNYQWLVNGFSVGSNQPTFSTGNLANGDVINCAVTTGNGCGIPNTGLPVAMSVDSLPVVTLAKQESVIAGSGVTLKPIVNGKVVNYLWSPAAGLNDINSPSPIASPNQTTTYTL, from the coding sequence ATGCCTTTAGCGGGCTTACTTCGTGCACAATTATTAACGGTACTTATTTGTCTGTACGCTTTAGTATCGTATGCGCAATTCCCTGCTTTAACACCTAAAACTCCGCCTATAATCTTAAAATTAGATGATCAGGGTAAACATAAGGTTGTTGTTGACTCACTTGCTGCCGTTTACAATCCGACAGACTCTGTGATGAAATTCAAATTCAAACCGGCATCTTTTGATTGTAGCACCACGGGGAAAAATACGGTAAATGTTGTGGGTTTCACCAATGGCGGTATCGAAAAGACAAATTCGGGCGCCCTTGGATATAAAAGTTTTGGAGGTTTAGTTTATGACCAAAGCGGCAATCTGTTTTCCGGAGATTCGGGGATCGGAATTATGCGAAAATTTGAACCTAATGGGCATTTTTCATTTTTCGCTGGAGATGGATTACCTGATGCAAGGAACGGACAAGGCAGAAGTGCAGGTCTTGGTATTTCTAGCCCCGGTGGGATGGTTTGCGATTCATTAGGCAATTTATTTTTCGCTGATAGTCAAAACAAGCTCATTCGCAAGCTGGACAAATATGGCACCGTCAGTACATATGCGGGCACAGGACAAGCGTTTGTAAAAGACGGCGACGCGCAATCTGCCAGTTTTTATTACCCGGGACTGCTTACAATGGATAAAACCGGTAATATGTATGTATCAGAAGGCACGTATAATTATATTAGGAAAATATCTCCGGAGGGTAATGTTACAACACTAAGAAATAAAGAAGGATTTATAATTGCCATGGAAGGGTCGATATCCGGCCTTTCATTAGACAATCAGGGCAACCTGTATGTGTGTGCCCGAAGAGGACCTACAGTGCAAGATGAAGTTTTTGTTAAAAAAATCACTCCATTGGGTGAGGTTTCCATTTTTTTTGACCCGCACACTTATTCATCACAAAATAACGATTTTACAACCATTTATCATGCACAGCCTGAGTGTACTTTATTTTTGCCGAATGGCGATCTTATTTATGGCGGTTTTGGCGAGTTAACCAAAGTATCGAAAAATGGCACGGCGACGATTATTGCGGGCTCGCGAAGTGTGGGGGGATCGGTCGATGGGCGCGGATCGGCGGCACGATTTACCTTGATCTCTTACGTAACACGCGACATTTGCGGAAACTTTATTGTTGTTGATGGAAATTATATTAGAAAGGTTACAATAGACGGTTTAGTTACAACGCTAATAGGAGGTTTAAACCCACCGGTTGACGAAGGTAATATAGGCACAAATAGCTGTCAGGTGGTAAGTGCTGATGTACCGGTCAAAGTGCAAAGCGTACCTAAATTCATCAACACATTTTCAGATCTCACGTTAAATGATTGCGCTAACCTGGCCAACTACACTACTAAAGCTAATACTGCTAATAATTGCCCTGACAACAACGTTACGGTAACGCAAACTCCGGCACCTAACTCACCCGTTTTCAATAATGTGCCCGTAAAAGTTACACTTACCGCCACGGATACTACAGGGGGCACAGCAACAACATCTTTCGTTGTGACCGCAAGATATTCAGGTTCGCTCCCCGGCAGGTCTGTTAGCGTTTCAGCCTCAAAAACGGCTATTTGTGCTGGCGAGCCGGTAACCTTTACGGCAACTTTAATTAACCCCGATGCCAATCCAAATTACCAATGGCTGGTAAATGGTTTTAGTGTTGGCAGTAACCAGCCTACTTTTTCAACAGGCAATTTGGCAAACGGTGACGTGATCAATTGTGCCGTTACAACAGGAAATGGCTGTGGTATACCAAACACGGGGTTACCCGTGGCAATGAGTGTTGATTCTCTGCCGGTGGTAACCCTGGCAAAACAAGAAAGTGTGATAGCCGGTTCTGGCGTAACACTTAAACCTATTGTAAATGGCAAAGTGGTGAACTATTTGTGGTCACCGGCGGCGGGGCTTAATGATATTAACTCGCCATCACCGATCGCTTCCCCAAACCAAACAACCACATATACGCTTTAA
- a CDS encoding dipeptidase, translated as MEQIRSYIDKNRDRFLEELFELLRFPSVSADPKYKDSVLATADHVAGKLKDAGADNVEVCPTAGYPIVYGEKIIDSTKPTVLVYGHYDVQPPDPLELWKTPPFEPTVRDGKIYARGACDDKGQFYMHVKAFELMMQTDTLLCNIKFMIEGEEEVGSSNLGIFVKNNKEKLKADIVLISDTSMLSMENPSLETGLRGLSYLEVEVVGPNRDLHSGVYGGAVANPITILTKMIASLHDENNHITVPGFYGDVIELTDQEKSELNSAPYNEDEYKNDLKVNELWGEKGYSTLERTGTRPTLEVNGIWGGYIGEGAKTVLPSKANAKISMRLVPNQSSEKITQLFTDHFEKIAPKSVKVTVTPHHGGEPVVTPTDSIAYKAAQKAITESFGKAPIPTRGGGSIPIVALFEKELGLKTVLMGFGLDSDALHSPNEKYDIFNYYKGIETLPLFHKYFAELSK; from the coding sequence ATGGAACAGATTAGATCTTATATAGATAAAAACCGCGACCGTTTTTTGGAAGAGCTGTTTGAGTTACTGCGCTTTCCGTCTGTAAGTGCCGACCCAAAATACAAAGACAGCGTATTGGCGACTGCAGACCATGTTGCCGGGAAGTTAAAAGATGCCGGTGCAGATAATGTAGAAGTGTGCCCAACCGCGGGCTACCCCATCGTTTACGGTGAAAAGATAATTGATAGTACAAAGCCAACTGTGCTGGTTTATGGCCACTATGATGTACAGCCACCGGATCCGCTGGAACTATGGAAAACCCCGCCGTTTGAACCGACAGTCCGCGATGGAAAGATCTACGCCCGTGGTGCCTGCGACGACAAAGGCCAGTTTTATATGCATGTTAAAGCATTTGAGTTGATGATGCAAACGGATACCTTGCTTTGTAACATCAAATTTATGATTGAGGGCGAAGAAGAAGTAGGCTCATCGAACCTGGGCATATTTGTAAAGAACAACAAAGAGAAGCTAAAGGCGGACATCGTGCTGATATCTGATACGTCTATGCTGAGCATGGAAAATCCGTCGTTAGAAACCGGCTTGCGGGGCTTATCATATCTCGAAGTAGAAGTTGTTGGCCCAAACCGCGATCTGCATTCAGGTGTGTACGGCGGTGCGGTAGCAAACCCTATCACCATTCTTACTAAGATGATCGCGAGCCTACACGACGAGAATAACCACATAACCGTTCCGGGTTTTTATGGGGATGTGATCGAGCTAACCGACCAGGAAAAAAGCGAACTGAACAGCGCCCCATATAACGAGGATGAGTACAAAAATGACCTTAAAGTAAATGAGCTTTGGGGCGAAAAAGGTTACAGCACGTTAGAGCGTACCGGTACCCGCCCTACCCTCGAAGTAAACGGAATCTGGGGTGGCTATATTGGCGAAGGTGCTAAAACGGTATTGCCATCAAAAGCTAATGCAAAGATCTCTATGCGCCTGGTTCCTAATCAGTCGTCAGAGAAGATCACGCAATTATTTACAGACCACTTTGAGAAGATAGCGCCTAAAAGCGTTAAAGTGACAGTTACACCGCATCACGGCGGCGAGCCGGTGGTTACTCCAACAGACAGTATTGCCTACAAAGCAGCACAAAAAGCCATTACAGAATCTTTTGGCAAAGCACCAATACCAACTCGCGGAGGTGGCAGCATACCTATTGTAGCTTTATTTGAAAAAGAATTGGGATTGAAAACTGTACTAATGGGATTTGGTCTCGACAGCGACGCATTGCACTCACCTAATGAGAAATACGACATTTTCAATTATTACAAAGGCATTGAGACTTTACCCCTGTTTCATAAATATTTTGCAGAGTTAAGCAAATAA
- a CDS encoding GDSL-type esterase/lipase family protein gives MMHLKRIVFFLFISFIPFGYVLAQTTTPGTPQGPIPAPVVIPLAGQQPSCSAASKFYAKDSIIITAFGASTVHGMYGYNFEDPLKQYLEHCYTGKKIDITNNGIPGETSTIARPRFAPAIAGRTGFVLILIGLNDAIALANKKMTIQETTANMRYFVKTALDANLIPIIGTIQFVNDQNNDFYKLVNQYVKQINNIYKRIAADNHLLIADINKDVGRDFSLYNADGVHPNQRGFEVLAYDWFDGINRAIEEKLLLIGLDQNFPNPANQSTTISFSLSQAGRVVIDLYNITGLKEKGLYDEYQSSGYHQFTVSTADLAPGIYIYSMQVGGRRLSKKCIVVR, from the coding sequence ATGATGCATTTAAAAAGAATTGTATTTTTTCTTTTCATCTCTTTTATTCCGTTTGGTTATGTTTTGGCGCAAACAACCACACCGGGCACCCCTCAAGGCCCAATACCCGCCCCGGTTGTAATTCCATTGGCCGGCCAGCAACCCAGCTGCAGCGCGGCGTCAAAATTTTATGCAAAGGATAGTATCATAATAACCGCGTTCGGTGCCAGCACCGTTCATGGTATGTACGGTTATAATTTCGAAGATCCGCTTAAACAGTATCTGGAACATTGTTATACCGGCAAGAAAATAGATATTACCAACAACGGCATCCCGGGGGAGACCAGCACAATAGCCAGGCCCAGATTTGCACCTGCAATTGCAGGGCGTACAGGGTTTGTATTGATCCTGATAGGCCTGAATGACGCCATAGCTTTGGCGAATAAGAAGATGACCATACAGGAGACAACGGCTAATATGCGTTATTTCGTAAAGACCGCATTAGATGCCAACCTGATACCCATTATAGGCACTATACAATTTGTGAATGATCAGAACAATGATTTTTACAAACTGGTAAATCAATATGTTAAGCAGATCAACAACATATATAAGCGTATAGCTGCTGACAATCACTTGCTGATAGCTGACATCAATAAAGATGTTGGTCGGGATTTTTCTTTATATAATGCGGATGGTGTTCACCCCAACCAACGCGGATTTGAGGTTTTGGCTTATGACTGGTTCGATGGGATAAACCGTGCCATTGAAGAAAAGTTGTTGTTGATCGGGCTTGACCAGAATTTTCCTAACCCAGCTAATCAAAGCACTACAATAAGTTTTAGCTTATCTCAGGCCGGTAGGGTAGTGATAGACCTTTATAATATAACAGGTCTTAAAGAGAAAGGACTTTACGATGAATATCAGAGTTCCGGTTATCACCAGTTTACGGTTTCGACCGCTGATTTGGCGCCGGGCATTTATATATATTCAATGCAAGTGGGGGGCAGGCGCCTGAGTAAAAAGTGTATTGTAGTGCGCTAA
- a CDS encoding pentapeptide repeat-containing protein yields the protein MKKLIIASAIVLSASFTSFASTNSSVNASKAKQDVGQADLAKQDVGQADLAKQDVGQADFAKQDVGQADLAKQDVGQADFAKQDVGQADLAKQDVGQADLAKQDVGQADLAKQDVGQADLAKQDVGQADLAKQDVGQADFAKQDVGQADLAKQDVGQADLAKQDVGQADLAKQDVGQADLAKQDVGQADLAKQDVGQADLS from the coding sequence ATGAAAAAATTAATCATAGCATCAGCAATTGTTCTTTCAGCATCATTCACTTCATTCGCAAGCACTAACTCAAGCGTCAACGCATCTAAAGCTAAACAAGATGTTGGTCAGGCTGATCTTGCTAAACAAGATGTTGGTCAGGCAGACCTTGCTAAACAAGACGTTGGTCAGGCTGATTTCGCTAAACAAGATGTTGGTCAGGCAGACCTTGCTAAACAAGACGTTGGTCAGGCTGATTTCGCTAAACAAGATGTTGGTCAGGCAGATTTGGCTAAACAAGATGTTGGTCAGGCAGACTTAGCTAAACAAGATGTTGGTCAGGCTGATCTTGCTAAACAAGATGTTGGTCAGGCAGACTTAGCTAAACAAGATGTTGGTCAGGCAGACCTTGCTAAACAAGACGTTGGTCAGGCTGATTTCGCTAAACAAGATGTTGGTCAGGCTGATCTTGCTAAACAAGATGTTGGTCAGGCAGACTTAGCTAAACAAGATGTTGGTCAAGCTGATCTTGCTAAACAAGATGTTGGTCAGGCAGACTTAGCTAAACAAGATGTTGGTCAAGCTGATTTGGCTAAACAAGATGTTGGTCAGGCAGATCTTAGCTAA
- a CDS encoding tetratricopeptide repeat protein, with product MKKLLLLILFTICLFPVYASYTEEVTSDTAQVNKLNDDGYAMRKSDPEQTIAMGTKALKLAQDLKFQNGIGESYRVIGVGRSYNDEPEKAIESYLNALTYFLATKNLSGQAKVYNNIGNLYRDNDFEKALEYLRKSLQIAQALNNENLIASLYLNIGNVYYRQKNFYAALTNYQKSDELFKKLKNQEFEVTCMQNIGVIYFNLGQYDKAENLLLKSNEATKAANMPQQIASIDLTLSSLYIAKGDFDKAEKFVEEGISYAEIVKGKQLLSDFTYTSYQLEVRRKNYEKALRYLQKIYTKDSTDFQNYVSARIKLLQIKHRAEAKEQENANTILKQKNDRYFFFGVTAVAILLVVVIILLTNNIKRKALTNQRLTDLNSEVSRQKDNLDRVNHHLEEIIDERTKDLQVKNKKLSEYSSYLSHQIRGPIATLKGLINLEKEGLVNKEECFNMMDKCVSEIDNKIMDMSDMLHDPERTSMLPE from the coding sequence ATGAAAAAACTTTTACTCCTGATACTTTTTACTATTTGTTTATTTCCTGTATACGCAAGTTATACAGAAGAAGTTACATCTGATACTGCACAAGTAAACAAATTAAATGACGATGGTTACGCGATGCGTAAATCTGACCCCGAACAGACCATTGCCATGGGTACCAAAGCATTAAAGCTTGCACAGGATTTAAAGTTTCAAAACGGCATTGGCGAGTCGTATAGGGTGATTGGCGTAGGGCGCTCTTACAATGACGAGCCGGAGAAAGCGATAGAAAGTTACCTTAACGCTCTAACCTATTTTTTAGCTACAAAAAATTTATCGGGCCAGGCAAAAGTCTATAATAATATCGGCAACCTGTATCGTGATAACGATTTTGAGAAAGCCCTTGAGTATCTGCGCAAATCACTTCAGATAGCTCAGGCGCTGAACAATGAAAACCTTATCGCTTCTTTATATTTAAATATTGGTAACGTTTATTACCGCCAGAAAAATTTCTACGCGGCGTTAACCAACTATCAGAAAAGCGACGAGCTGTTTAAAAAGTTAAAAAACCAGGAATTTGAGGTAACCTGCATGCAGAATATCGGGGTTATCTATTTTAATCTCGGTCAATATGACAAAGCAGAGAACCTGCTTCTTAAAAGTAATGAAGCCACTAAGGCGGCTAACATGCCGCAGCAAATTGCCAGTATAGACCTTACCTTATCATCGCTTTACATTGCTAAAGGCGACTTTGATAAAGCCGAAAAATTCGTAGAAGAAGGTATAAGCTATGCCGAAATTGTCAAAGGCAAACAGTTATTGTCAGACTTTACGTACACATCTTATCAGCTTGAGGTCAGACGTAAGAACTACGAGAAAGCGTTAAGATACTTACAGAAGATCTATACCAAAGACAGTACAGACTTCCAGAACTATGTTTCTGCCCGTATAAAATTGCTGCAGATAAAGCACCGTGCAGAGGCTAAAGAGCAGGAAAATGCTAATACAATATTGAAGCAAAAGAACGACCGTTATTTCTTTTTCGGTGTCACCGCGGTGGCTATACTGCTTGTGGTTGTGATAATCTTGCTTACCAATAACATTAAACGTAAGGCGTTAACTAACCAGCGGTTAACAGATCTTAACTCCGAAGTATCGCGGCAAAAGGACAACCTGGATCGTGTTAATCATCACCTTGAAGAGATCATAGATGAGCGTACCAAAGACCTGCAGGTGAAGAATAAAAAGTTATCAGAATACTCGTCTTATCTCTCGCATCAAATACGAGGCCCTATTGCCACACTTAAGGGGTTAATTAACCTGGAGAAAGAAGGATTGGTTAATAAAGAGGAATGCTTTAATATGATGGATAAGTGCGTGTCTGAGATCGACAACAAGATCATGGATATGAGCGATATGCTGCACGACCCCGAACGCACCAGCATGTTACCCGAATGA